Proteins found in one Fodinicurvata sp. EGI_FJ10296 genomic segment:
- the purF gene encoding amidophosphoribosyltransferase, whose protein sequence is MLTTDPFQPIADITDESGHDDDKLHEECGVFGVHGHPEAAAMAALGLHALQHRGQEACGIVSMEDAAGDSFHFHAHRALGHVGDTFDAPGVVNALLGHAAIGHNRYATTGATRLRNVQPLFADFEFGGFAIGHNGNLTNAYQLRRQLVRRGSLFQSTTDTEVLIHLMATSLGGSVIDKMVEAVRQIEGAYSLVAMAKDMVIAIRDPLGVRPLVLGVLETPSGSTANIVASETCALDIIGATYIRDIEPGEMVVLTADGVKSLHPMAPKKSRFCVFEYIYFARPDSALEGRSVYAARREIGRELARESPAPSDAVIPVPDSGVPAAIGYAAESGVPFELGIIRNHYVGRTFIEPTDQIRNLGVRLKHNANRSMIEGKRVVLVDDSIVRGTTSRKIVQMVRQAGAREVHMRISSPPTAHPCFYGIDTPAKEELLADRMSVEEMAEAIGVDSLAFISIDGLYRAMGEARRDPANPTFCDACFTGDYPIGLTDRDDAERQPELSGLTEVRRP, encoded by the coding sequence ATGCTGACAACTGATCCGTTCCAGCCTATCGCCGACATCACGGATGAAAGCGGGCACGACGACGACAAGCTGCACGAGGAATGCGGCGTCTTCGGCGTGCATGGCCATCCGGAAGCCGCGGCCATGGCCGCGCTCGGCCTCCATGCGCTGCAGCACCGGGGCCAGGAAGCCTGCGGGATAGTTTCCATGGAAGACGCCGCCGGCGACTCGTTCCACTTTCACGCCCACCGCGCTCTCGGCCATGTCGGCGATACGTTCGACGCGCCGGGCGTGGTGAACGCGCTGCTCGGCCATGCGGCGATCGGTCACAACCGATATGCGACGACCGGGGCCACGCGCCTGCGCAATGTCCAGCCGCTGTTCGCCGATTTCGAGTTCGGCGGCTTTGCCATCGGCCATAACGGCAATCTGACAAATGCCTATCAACTGCGTCGGCAGCTGGTCAGGCGCGGCTCGCTGTTCCAGTCGACGACCGATACCGAGGTGCTCATCCATCTGATGGCCACCAGCCTCGGTGGATCGGTTATCGACAAGATGGTCGAGGCGGTCCGTCAGATCGAAGGGGCATATTCGCTGGTCGCCATGGCCAAGGACATGGTTATCGCCATTCGCGACCCCCTGGGCGTGCGGCCGTTGGTGCTGGGTGTCCTTGAAACGCCGTCGGGATCGACGGCCAACATCGTCGCCTCGGAAACCTGCGCGCTCGACATCATCGGCGCCACCTATATCCGGGACATCGAACCGGGCGAAATGGTCGTTCTGACCGCCGACGGCGTCAAGAGCCTGCACCCGATGGCGCCCAAAAAGTCGCGGTTCTGCGTCTTCGAGTACATCTATTTCGCCCGTCCCGACAGCGCGCTGGAAGGCCGATCGGTCTACGCCGCGCGGCGGGAAATCGGTCGGGAACTGGCGCGAGAGTCACCGGCACCGTCCGATGCGGTGATCCCGGTTCCGGACAGCGGTGTACCGGCGGCCATCGGCTATGCCGCCGAAAGCGGCGTACCCTTCGAACTCGGCATTATCCGCAATCACTATGTCGGCCGCACATTCATCGAGCCGACGGACCAGATCCGGAATCTGGGCGTGCGGCTCAAGCATAACGCCAACCGCTCGATGATCGAAGGCAAGCGCGTGGTCCTCGTCGATGACAGCATCGTGCGCGGCACGACCAGCCGCAAGATCGTGCAGATGGTCCGCCAGGCCGGAGCGCGCGAAGTGCATATGCGGATATCCAGCCCGCCGACCGCTCATCCCTGCTTCTACGGCATCGATACCCCGGCCAAGGAGGAACTGCTGGCCGATAGAATGTCAGTCGAAGAGATGGCCGAAGCCATCGGCGTCGACAGCCTCGCCTTTATCAGCATCGACGGCTTGTACCGCGCCATGGGCGAAGCCAGGCGCGATCCGGCCAACCCGACATTCTGCGATGCCTGTTTCACGGGCGATTATCCGATTGGCCTGACCGACCGCGACGATGCCGAGCGCCAGCCCGAACTGTCCGGATTGACCGAAGTGCGGCGTCCGTGA
- a CDS encoding SDR family NAD(P)-dependent oxidoreductase, with protein sequence MTDASPDSGFSSSRRLEGRIALVTGASRGIGAAVARRYAAEGATVLLCARTVGALEEVYDSIAEAGGKAVGIPIDLTESERVYALASSLAERFGRLDVLVGNAARLGTLTPLAHAKPDDFDNSIAVNLTANHRLIRAMDPLLRQSDAGRALFVTCSAGHTPTAYFSGYGVSKAGLEMLVRTYAAEMARSLMRVNLIDPGPVETGLRREGFPGEPEDKNPMPDAVTEAFVQLAETACTLNGARLDRNGVDTIA encoded by the coding sequence ATGACCGACGCCAGCCCCGATTCCGGGTTCTCCTCCTCACGGCGGCTGGAAGGCCGTATCGCACTCGTTACCGGGGCGTCACGCGGCATTGGCGCGGCGGTAGCGCGGCGATACGCTGCCGAAGGGGCCACCGTTCTGCTATGTGCCCGGACCGTCGGCGCCCTGGAAGAAGTGTACGATTCAATCGCCGAGGCTGGCGGCAAGGCCGTCGGCATTCCGATCGATCTGACGGAAAGCGAACGGGTGTACGCCCTGGCATCGTCGCTGGCGGAGCGGTTCGGCCGGCTGGACGTACTGGTCGGCAACGCGGCACGGCTCGGCACACTGACCCCGCTCGCCCATGCCAAGCCGGATGATTTCGACAATTCGATTGCCGTCAATCTGACGGCCAATCACCGCCTGATCCGCGCGATGGACCCGCTGCTGAGACAGTCCGACGCCGGGCGCGCACTATTCGTAACCTGCAGCGCCGGCCATACACCGACGGCCTATTTCAGCGGCTATGGCGTTTCCAAAGCCGGCCTTGAAATGCTTGTGCGCACCTATGCCGCCGAGATGGCGCGAAGCCTGATGCGCGTCAATCTCATCGATCCCGGCCCGGTCGAGACCGGTCTGCGGCGTGAAGGTTTTCCGGGCGAGCCGGAGGACAAGAATCCAATGCCCGATGCGGTGACGGAGGCCTTTGTCCAACTGGCCGAGACGGCCTGTACGCTCAATGGTGCCCGCCTCGACCGGAACGGCGTCGATACGATCGCCTGA